A single Triticum dicoccoides isolate Atlit2015 ecotype Zavitan chromosome 2A, WEW_v2.0, whole genome shotgun sequence DNA region contains:
- the LOC119358581 gene encoding cytochrome P450 709B2-like, which produces MEPNIGQALAAVLTLLVTTRALWYLLWRPYAIARWFGRQGIRGPPYKFLVGSLPECQRMVVAGRAKDLDTSSHDCVTTVQPFFRKWASLYGKTFLYWLGPTPALCCTDMELVKKVLTDRTDMFQKDYLNPSLDPVLGNGVVFANGDDWKRRRKFIHPAFNQGMIKAMSEITLECTQRTMERWRAKIQESSRQQTEIDMSHDSDEIAMSVIARMMLGKNYKEAWEVLVAGKEQLKLATYAFADPPVTGFKYLPTPRNRRTWQLDKLVRSKISRIIEARLGSSIYEDDLLGQMLQLQACSKTQTLSTEEMVGECRTFFAAGYDTSASLITWEMFLLASYPQWQEMVREEVVREYPAHHLPLVDSPGKLKLLNMLLLETLRLYGPIAFLQRKTSSDTTLAHMKVPKGTMITIPLVMLHRDKDVWGPDADMFNPMRFQNGFLKAAKHSHALLAFSCGPRVCAGQNFAMVEVQIVIATILKSFTFSLSPTYVHKPSNFITLTPRYGLPLIVRKLQQAV; this is translated from the exons ATGGAGCCTAACATAGGGCAAGCTCTGGCCGCTGTCCTCACGCTGCTGGTGACCACGAGAGCACTGTGGTATCTGCTCTGGAGGCCGTATGCCATAGCCAGGTGGTTCGGGCGGCAGGGCATTAGAGGTCCGCCTTACAAATTCCTGGTTGGGTCCCTGCCGGAGTGCCAAAGGATGGTTGTTGCCGGGAGAGCCAAGGATCTGGACACCAGCTCCCACGACTGCGTCACTACGGTGCAACCCTTCTTCCGTAAATGGGCCTCCCTGTATG GAAAAACATTCCTGTACTGGCTGGGACCGACACCAGCACTGTGTTGTACAGACATGGAGCTGGTGAAGAAAGTGTTAACCGACAGGACAGACATGTTCCAAAAGGACTATTTGAACCCAAGCTTGGATCCAGTTCTGGGGAACGGGGTTGTGTTCGCAAACGGAGACGACTGGAAGCGGCGCCGCAAATTCATCCACCCTGCTTTCAACCAAGGGATGATCAAG GCCATGTCAGAAATAACGTTGGAGTGCACACAGCGGACAATGGAACGGTGGCGCGCAAAAATTCAAGAGAGCAGCAGGCAGCAGACCGAGATAGACATGAGTCACGACTCTGACGAAATAGCCATGAGTGTCATTGCACGAATGATGTTGGGCAAGAACTACAAGGAGGCCTGGGAGGTGCTGGTCGCCGGTAAAGAGCAGTTGAAGCTTGCCACATATGCTTTTGCGGATCCTCCGGTAACTGGATTCAA GTACCTGCCGACACCTCGCAACCGTCGGACGTGGCAACTTGACAAGCTTGTGAGAAGCAAGATCTCACGGATCATAGAGGCACGacttggtagcagcatctacgaagaCGACCTGCTGGGGCAGATGCTGCAGCTGCAGGCATGTAGCAAGACCCAGACTCTGAGCACCGAGGAAATGGTCGGCGAGTGCAGGACCTTCTTCGCGGCTGGGTACGATACCAGCGCCAGCCTCATTACCTGGGAGATGTTCCTGCTGGCCAGCTACCCACAGTGGCAGGAGATGGTCAGGGAGGAGGTCGTCCGGGAATATCCTGCTCACCACCTGCCCTTAGTTGATTCCCCTGGCAAACTGAAGCTG CTTAACATGTTGCTCTTGGAGACACTGAGGCTCTATGGCCCCATAGCtttcctacagaggaagacttcctCAGACACCACCCTCGCGCACATGAAGGTGCCGAAAGGAACTATGATAACAATACCGTTGGTGATGTTGCACCGGGACAAAGATGTCTGGGGGCCTGACGCTGACATGTTTAACCCCATGAGGTTCCAGAATGGCTTCTTGAAGGCCGCCAAGCATTCGCACGCGCTGTTGGCCTTCTCATGCGGTCCTAGGGTCTGTGCTGGGCAGAATTTCGCCATGGTTGAGGTGCAGATCGTGATAGCCACCATCCTGAAGAGTTTCACCTTCTCCCTGTCCCCTACTTATGTGCACAAGCCCAGCAATTTCATCACTCTGACGCCCAGGTACGGGCTCCCTCTCATCGTGAGGAAACTGCAGCAGGCTGTGTGA
- the LOC119357370 gene encoding 3-ketoacyl-CoA synthase 5-like, with the protein MDLFPVVSGLVISCSIIAIKATRLLGYAFSPFKLLLLCVGMVAVVGAVVNRPRAVYLVDYACFLPSPTSRFPNATFIEHARLVPAFADDRTIRFMTRVLSSSGIGDETSLPPGDHFIPPDNNLDMARDEAELIIFSAIDELLAKSGVTPDAIDIVVVNCSVFAPVPSLTDMIINRYALRSDVRSINVSGMGCSAGVISVGLAASLLRVLPHAHGAAHALVVSTETITPNLYVGKERAMLLSNLLFRVGGAAALLSTSKDKARFRLAHLVRTITGGGQDSSYRCIFQEEDADGNVGVILSKDLMSVAGDALKANITALGPLVLPFFEQLRFVANKMVLELARRAGVKPYLPDFRKASLRFVGVKPYVPDFHKAFQHVCIHAGGRAVVDKVQSSLGLSDEHVEPSRMTLHRFGNTSSSSVWYEMAYVEAKGRLRKGDRVWMVGLGAGVKCNSAVWECIRPAAEPDKAWAGCIRRYPVNIPGLNVNAAAQNDPIIAV; encoded by the coding sequence ATGGACTTGTTCCCCGTTGTTTCCGGCCTTGTCATTTCATGCAGCATCATCGCCATCAAAGCGACACGGCTACTGGGCTACGCTTTCTCACCCTTCAAGCTCCTCCTGCTCTGCGTGGGCATGGTGGCTGTGGTGGGGGCGGTAGTGAACCGCCCACGAGCGGTGTACCTCGTGGATTACGCTTGCTTCCTTCCCAGTCCCACCTCGCGTTTCCCCAACGCAACCTTCATCGAGCATGCTCGCCTCGTGCCGGCGTTCGCGGACGATCGCACTATCCGCTTCATGACGCGCGTGCTCAGCAGCAGCGGTATCGGCGACGAGACTAGCCTGCCCCCCGGCGACCACTTCATCCCGCCAGACAACAACTTGGACATGGCGCGCGACGAAGCTGAGCTAATCATCTTCTCTGCCATCGATGAACTGTTGGCCAAGTCCGGTGTCACCCCTGACGCCATCGACATCGTCGTCGTCAACTGCAGCGTCTTCGCCCCCGTGCCGTCCCTCACCGACATGATCATCAACAGATACGCGCTCCGCAGCGACGTCCGCAGCATAAATGTTTCTGGGATGGGGTGTAGCGCCGGAGTGATCTCGGTGGGACTCGCGGCTAGCCTTCTTCGTGTGTTGCCCCACGCCCACGGTGCTGCGCACGCTCTCGTCGTGTCCACGGAGACCATCACGCCCAACCTGTACGTCGGCAAGGAGCGCGCCATGCTACTGTCCAACTTGCTCTTCCGGGTGGGTGGCGCCGCCGCGCTGCTGTCCACATCCAAGGACAAGGCGCGGTTTCGCCTCGCCCACCTCGTGCGAACCATCACCGGCGGCGGACAAGACAGCTCCTACCGGTGCATCTTCCAAGAGGAGGACGCGGATGGTAACGTAGGGGTCATCCTTTCCAAGGACCTGATGTCGGTGGCCGGCGACGCGCTCAAGGCCAACATCACAGCCCTTGGCCCGCTCGTGCTCCCCTTCTTCGAGCAGCTGCGCTTCGTCGCCAACAAGATGGTGCTCGAGCTTGCCCGGCGAGCCGGCGTGAAGCCTTACCTCCCTGACTTCCGCAAGGCCTCACTGCGCTTCGTCGGCGTGAAGCCGTACGTCCCTGACTTTCACAAGGCGTTCCAGCACGTGTGCATCCACGCCGGGGGGCGTGCAGTCGTCGACAAGGTCCAGTCGAGCCTCGGGTTGTCGGACGAGCATGTGGAGCCATCTCGCATGACGCTTCACCGGTTCGGGAACACGTCCAGCAGCTCGGTGTGGTACGAGATGGCATACGTCGAGGCCAAGGGCCGATTGCGGAAGGGCGACCGTGTCTGGATGGTTGGGCTCGGAGCGGGGGTCAAGTGCAACAGCGCCGTCTGGGAATGCATCCGTCCCGCAGCCGAGCCAGACAAGGCGTGGGCCGGATGCATACGTCGCTACCCAGTAAACATTCCTGGTCTCAACGTCAATGCGGCAGCTCAAAATGACCCCATAATTGCAGTGTAG